The following coding sequences are from one Lepisosteus oculatus isolate fLepOcu1 chromosome 19, fLepOcu1.hap2, whole genome shotgun sequence window:
- the nudt1 gene encoding oxidized purine nucleoside triphosphate hydrolase: MITTKLLTLVMVVQPQRVLLGMKKRGFGAGKWNGFGGKVQPGETIEQAAKRELLEESSLTADTLEKIGEIKFEFVGETELLDVHIFRADSFHGEPAESDEMRPQWFDRDRIPFDQMWPDDILWFPLMLQKKKFLGYFKFQGHDIILEHKLEEVQSL, encoded by the exons ATGATCACTACCAAGCTGTTGACCCTGGTCATGGTGGTACAGCCTCAGCGGGTTCTCCTGGGCATGAAGAAGCGTGGTTTTGGCGCAGGGAAGTGGAACGGCTTTGGGGGCAAAGTTCAGCCGGGAGAGACAATCGAGCAAGCAGCGAAGCG GGAGTTGCTGGAGGAGAGCAGCCTAACAGCTGACACCCTCGAGAAGATTGGAGAAATCAAATTCGAGTTTGTCGGAGAAACGGAACTGCTGGATGTTCATATTTTCAGGGCTGACAGCTTCCACGGAGAGCCAGCCGAATCGGATG AAATGCGACCACAGTGGTTTGACCGGGACAGAATCCCCTTTGATCAGATGTGGCCAGATGACATTTTGTGGTTCCCTCTGATGCTGCAAAAGAAGAAGTTTTTGGGCTATTTTAAGTTTCAAGGACATGACATAATTCTCGAGCACAAATTGGAAGAAGTGCAAAGCTTGTAA
- the mrm2 gene encoding rRNA methyltransferase 2, mitochondrial, producing MLRRALHASARCWRKSPHNTKGKSAPEQRWIARQINDPYVKAARRESYRCRSAFKLLEIDDQHRILRPGLRVIDCGAAPGAWSQVAVERVNSSGADPGLPAGFVVGVDLLRLAPLDGAHFLSPCDVTDAATPARLQELLPASVADVILSDMAPNASGFRELDHERLVGMCLSLVDMAEGVLRPGGTLLCKVWDGGLAHQLHKKLAQAFKEVRTIKPKASRKESAELFFLAKSYKDK from the exons ATGCTGCGCAGGGCTCTGCACGCCTCGGCTCGGTGCTGgaggaagagcccacacaacaCGAAAGGCAAGAGCGCTCCGGAGCAGCGATGGATCGCCAGGCAGATCAACGACCCGTATGTGAAGGCCGCCCGCCGGGAGAGCTACCGCTGCCGGAGCGCCTTCAAGCTGCTGGAGATCGACGACCAGCACCGCATCCTCAGGCCGGGGCTCCGCGTCATTGACTGCGGCGCAGCGCCGGGGGCGTGGAGCCAGGTCGCCGTCGAGAGGGTGAACTCGTCGGGGGCAG ATCCCGGATTGCCGGCGGGCTTTGTCGTCGGAGTCGACCTCCTGCGGCTCGCGCCCCTGGACGGAGCGCACTTCCTCTCCCCGTGCGACGTGACGGACGCGGCCACTCCTGCCCGCCTGCAGGAGCTTCTCCCGGCCTCCGTGGCCGACGTCATCCTGAGCGACATGGCGCCCAACGCCAGCGGCTTCAGGGAGCTGGACCACGAGAGGCTGGTCGGCATGTGTCTCTCCCTGGTGGACATGGCCGAGGGGGTCCTGCGTCCGGGAGGCACTCTGCTGTGTAAAGTCTGGGACGGAGGACTGGCCCATCAGCTCCACAAGAAGCTGGCGCAGGCCTTCAAGGAAGTCAGGACCATAAAGCCTAAAGCCAGCAGGAAGGAGTCCGCCGAGCTGTTTTTCCTGGCCAAGAGTTACAAGGACAAATGA